One genomic region from Cellulomonas hominis encodes:
- a CDS encoding DUF4383 domain-containing protein, producing MTAASTPAGTTRTVVRQPHQWLALVIGIVYLVVGLAGFLVTGVDGFTEHDHSQTLLGFAINPLHNIVHIVIGLLGIALWSTPSRARTYGWLLFIGYGATFVYGLIVADNPDANILNINGADNWLHLVSALAGLAIALWPRRDRADLTDRTRTGRI from the coding sequence ATGACCGCCGCTTCCACCCCGGCCGGCACGACCCGGACGGTCGTCCGGCAGCCGCACCAGTGGCTCGCCCTCGTGATCGGCATCGTCTACCTGGTCGTCGGCCTGGCCGGCTTCCTGGTCACGGGCGTCGACGGGTTCACCGAGCACGACCACTCGCAGACGCTGCTCGGCTTCGCCATCAACCCGCTGCACAACATCGTGCACATCGTCATCGGTCTGCTCGGCATCGCCCTGTGGTCCACGCCGAGCCGCGCGCGCACCTACGGCTGGCTGCTGTTCATCGGGTACGGCGCCACCTTCGTGTACGGCCTGATCGTGGCGGACAACCCCGACGCGAACATCCTCAACATCAACGGGGCGGACAACTGGCTGCACCTCGTGTCGGCGCTCGCCGGTCTCGCCATCGCCCTCTGGCCGCGCCGCGACCGCGCGGACCTCACGGACCGCACCCGGACCGGGCGCATCTGA
- a CDS encoding DUF2231 domain-containing protein, whose protein sequence is MPDDESPVLRAVRRLERATVLDAVVDRAQPVVLSALRARPGVARLLHGRPLGHAAHPLLTDAPIGLWASATVLDLAGGDGARRAADRLLGLGVLAALPASVTGAADWAVSDRRTQRVGSVHALLNYAALGLYGTSWLLRRAGRRGPGVAVSLAAGGVLGVSGYLGGHMVSRLGAPPRSASGPAEPAPRGALAEEAPEVL, encoded by the coding sequence ATGCCCGACGACGAGAGCCCCGTCCTCCGCGCCGTCCGCCGGCTGGAGCGCGCGACCGTCCTCGACGCCGTCGTCGACCGCGCGCAGCCCGTGGTCCTGTCCGCCCTCCGTGCCCGCCCCGGCGTGGCCCGGCTGCTGCACGGCAGGCCCCTCGGCCACGCCGCGCACCCCCTGCTCACCGACGCGCCGATCGGCCTGTGGGCGAGCGCGACGGTCCTCGATCTGGCCGGCGGCGACGGCGCGCGGCGGGCCGCCGACCGGCTGCTGGGCCTCGGCGTGCTGGCCGCGCTCCCCGCGTCGGTGACCGGCGCGGCGGACTGGGCCGTGTCGGACCGCCGCACGCAGCGGGTCGGGTCCGTGCACGCCCTGCTCAACTACGCCGCGCTCGGGTTGTACGGCACCTCGTGGCTCCTGCGCCGCGCCGGCCGCCGCGGGCCGGGCGTCGCTGTGTCGCTCGCCGCGGGCGGGGTCCTGGGCGTCAGCGGCTACCTCGGCGGGCACATGGTGTCCCGCCTCGGCGCCCCGCCCCGCAGCGCGTCCGGCCCCGCCGAGCCCGCGCCGCGCGGCGCCCTGGCCGAGGAGGCGCCGGAGGTGCTCTGA
- a CDS encoding DUF2071 domain-containing protein codes for MSLTGRWHASTVRAGRPWRVPVEHPPWPLFAAEPARLRTDLPERCGVAAGPPDLRVLWSPGVDVRLGVPRPA; via the coding sequence GTGAGCCTCACCGGGCGGTGGCACGCGTCCACGGTCCGCGCGGGCCGGCCCTGGCGCGTCCCCGTCGAGCACCCGCCGTGGCCGCTGTTCGCGGCCGAGCCGGCGCGCCTGCGCACCGATCTGCCGGAGCGGTGCGGGGTTGCCGCCGGGCCGCCTGACCTGCGGGTCCTCTGGTCGCCCGGCGTCGACGTGCGGCTCGGCGTCCCCCGTCCGGCCTGA
- a CDS encoding SIS domain-containing protein, with the protein MLGFDPDRFSAVIGGAARLRPRIEELAQLVVDRDPNALFLIGSGGSHAAMWPYALLMQTRSTLLTRTPIAAELVVSGDRHLTANSVVVLASLSGTTKETVAAAEYCRERGVTTIAMTGDADSPLAGLCDHLLVNPADDETASESYDIQLTLLMTAILARRGEFDGYPRLAAAMDRSEEILLAVQQQAEPVAAAFAERHRDTGYHMLVGAGNLWGFAYNYSMCILEEMQWLHTTRVHGAEFFHGSLELVEKDTSLMLFVGEDESRPLMDRVRRFAETYSDEVTVLDSADYPLEGVDADLRGLFAPLVMDSITIRISKHLEQVRNHPLDTRRYYRVVEY; encoded by the coding sequence ATGCTCGGCTTCGACCCCGACCGGTTCTCCGCGGTGATCGGCGGCGCCGCCCGCCTCCGCCCGCGGATCGAGGAGCTCGCCCAGCTCGTCGTGGACCGTGACCCGAACGCCCTGTTCCTCATCGGCTCCGGCGGCTCGCACGCCGCCATGTGGCCGTACGCGCTGCTGATGCAGACGCGCTCGACGCTCCTCACCCGCACGCCGATCGCCGCCGAGCTCGTCGTCTCCGGCGACCGGCACCTCACCGCCAACTCGGTCGTCGTGCTCGCGTCGCTCTCCGGCACCACGAAGGAGACCGTCGCCGCCGCCGAGTACTGCCGCGAGCGCGGCGTGACCACGATCGCCATGACCGGCGACGCGGACTCCCCGCTGGCCGGCCTCTGCGACCACCTGCTCGTGAACCCGGCCGACGACGAGACGGCCTCCGAGTCCTACGACATCCAGCTCACCCTGCTGATGACCGCGATCCTCGCGCGCCGCGGCGAGTTCGACGGCTACCCCCGCCTCGCCGCCGCCATGGACCGGTCCGAGGAGATCCTGCTCGCGGTCCAGCAGCAGGCCGAGCCGGTCGCGGCGGCGTTCGCCGAGCGGCACAGGGACACCGGCTACCACATGCTCGTCGGCGCCGGGAACCTGTGGGGCTTCGCCTACAACTACTCGATGTGCATCCTCGAGGAGATGCAGTGGCTGCACACCACGCGTGTGCACGGGGCCGAGTTCTTCCACGGCTCGCTCGAGCTGGTCGAGAAGGACACCAGCCTCATGCTGTTCGTCGGCGAGGACGAGAGCCGGCCGCTCATGGACCGCGTGCGCCGCTTCGCCGAGACCTACTCCGACGAGGTCACCGTCCTGGACTCCGCCGACTACCCGCTCGAGGGCGTCGACGCGGACCTGCGCGGGCTGTTCGCGCCGCTCGTCATGGACTCCATCACCATCCGCATCTCCAAGCACCTGGAGCAGGTGCGGAACCACCCCCTCGACACACGGCGCTACTACCGCGTCGTCGAGTACTGA
- a CDS encoding PfkB family carbohydrate kinase: MSATTQATTPPRVVGFGDNVVDRFLDRRILYPGGNSVNFAVYAGQLGAEAAYLGVFGTDEPAAHLRESLTGLGVALDRCQDKPGETGYCDVTVVDGDRVFGDWNEGGITTADPFRLEPADVAYLAGFDLVHSGVYGGVADQLGLLRATPALVFFDFSDEDEFRTAAYLDAVCPAVDLALLSCEHLSLDDTVALAQDVRRRGPALVLATRGMHGSVLVDGRGVLHGTATPVEALDTMGCGDAFSTAFAVHALRSGWRRDRLPAVDDLQEALAVAADFAAKQCLVEGAFGHGKGF, encoded by the coding sequence ATGTCTGCAACGACGCAGGCCACCACGCCCCCGCGCGTGGTCGGCTTCGGCGACAACGTCGTCGACCGCTTCCTCGACCGCCGGATCCTCTACCCCGGCGGCAACAGCGTGAACTTCGCGGTGTACGCCGGCCAGCTCGGCGCGGAGGCGGCCTACCTCGGCGTCTTCGGCACCGACGAGCCCGCCGCGCACCTCCGGGAGTCGCTGACCGGGCTGGGCGTCGCCCTCGACCGGTGCCAGGACAAGCCGGGCGAGACCGGCTACTGCGACGTCACCGTCGTGGACGGCGACCGGGTGTTCGGCGACTGGAACGAGGGCGGTATCACCACCGCCGACCCGTTCCGGCTCGAGCCCGCCGACGTGGCGTACCTGGCCGGCTTCGACCTGGTGCACTCCGGCGTCTACGGGGGCGTGGCGGACCAGCTCGGCCTGCTGCGCGCCACCCCGGCGCTCGTGTTCTTCGACTTCTCCGACGAGGACGAGTTCCGGACCGCGGCGTACCTGGACGCCGTCTGCCCGGCGGTCGACCTGGCGCTGCTGTCCTGCGAGCACCTGAGCCTGGACGACACCGTCGCCCTGGCCCAGGACGTCCGCCGCCGCGGCCCGGCCCTCGTGCTGGCGACGCGCGGCATGCACGGGTCGGTCCTGGTCGACGGGCGCGGCGTGCTGCACGGGACGGCGACGCCGGTCGAGGCGCTCGACACCATGGGCTGCGGCGACGCGTTCTCCACCGCGTTCGCCGTGCACGCCCTGCGGTCGGGCTGGCGGCGGGACCGGCTCCCGGCCGTGGACGACCTGCAGGAGGCGCTCGCGGTGGCGGCAGACTTCGCCGCGAAGCAGTGCCTCGTCGAGGGCGCGTTCGGTCACGGGAAGGGGTTCTGA
- a CDS encoding Na+/H+ antiporter NhaC family protein has translation MSSTLAPEGPVTGAPQPPQGAWSALRRRLADRRTLIAYAGLAVIFVLVLALAPHGEGAEYGAWSLLPAGTLFVFILVTQQVVEGFIWASLLGAVMLARGDFFAFWIDRLFSEVSNTDNLWLLVLLLSIGGLIGVFEHLGLAASFAEAAARLARGPKRSSLVTVVATALLSNDSYLSTSGVGVSMTPVNKGFGLPKAYSAMLIRSTAEPTCTLNPIGSTPVLVTGLLVTAGVVAADEQVSAYLHILPYLFFSLAIVLVAVLAAAGVLPLIGGMRRAAAVEAQEEAAEVAEAGDAPAAEAAAAARRPHWLNMVVSIAAVIVGTLITGDVQQAFLIALVVTGVVLLAQRLTTPSGYLDAVIEGMKDIFSLVLLMAIAFVLVSFIADLDFAGFVIQHVSGVVAPAWLPLVVFLVFGVTELLVTLNWSLYILLIPVLVALCEQTGANLWATVAALLGAGTWGLTASISSDVGLLTASSTEVGLFRHWITNLPYQVVAFVVAAAGFAVVGLVGA, from the coding sequence ATGAGCTCGACCCTGGCCCCCGAGGGCCCCGTGACCGGGGCGCCGCAGCCGCCGCAGGGCGCCTGGTCCGCCCTGCGGCGGCGGCTCGCCGACCGCCGGACCCTGATCGCCTACGCCGGCCTGGCCGTCATCTTCGTGCTGGTCCTCGCCCTCGCCCCGCACGGCGAGGGCGCGGAGTACGGCGCGTGGTCGCTGCTGCCCGCCGGCACGCTGTTCGTCTTCATCCTCGTGACCCAGCAGGTCGTGGAGGGGTTCATCTGGGCGTCCCTGCTCGGCGCGGTGATGCTCGCGCGGGGCGACTTCTTCGCCTTCTGGATCGACCGCCTCTTCTCCGAGGTGTCGAACACCGACAACCTCTGGCTGCTCGTGCTGCTGCTGAGCATCGGCGGGCTCATCGGGGTGTTCGAGCACCTGGGCCTCGCCGCGTCGTTCGCGGAGGCGGCCGCGCGCCTGGCCCGCGGGCCGAAGCGGTCCTCGCTCGTCACGGTCGTCGCGACCGCGCTGCTGTCGAACGACTCGTACCTGTCGACGTCGGGCGTGGGTGTCTCGATGACGCCGGTGAACAAGGGCTTCGGCCTGCCGAAGGCGTACAGCGCGATGCTCATCCGCTCGACGGCCGAGCCGACCTGCACGCTGAACCCGATCGGCTCCACCCCCGTCCTGGTCACGGGCCTGCTGGTCACCGCGGGCGTCGTGGCGGCGGACGAGCAGGTGTCGGCGTACCTGCACATCCTCCCGTACCTGTTCTTCTCGCTGGCGATCGTGCTGGTCGCCGTCCTCGCCGCCGCCGGTGTGCTGCCGCTGATCGGCGGGATGCGCCGGGCCGCGGCCGTCGAGGCGCAGGAGGAGGCCGCCGAGGTCGCCGAGGCCGGGGACGCCCCCGCCGCGGAGGCCGCCGCCGCCGCCCGCCGGCCGCACTGGCTGAACATGGTCGTCTCGATCGCCGCCGTGATCGTCGGCACCCTGATCACCGGTGACGTGCAGCAGGCGTTCCTCATCGCGCTCGTCGTCACCGGGGTCGTGCTGCTCGCGCAGCGGCTCACCACGCCGAGCGGGTACCTGGACGCCGTCATCGAGGGGATGAAGGACATCTTCTCCCTCGTGCTGCTCATGGCCATCGCGTTCGTGCTGGTCTCGTTCATCGCCGACCTCGACTTCGCCGGGTTCGTCATCCAGCACGTCTCGGGCGTCGTCGCCCCGGCGTGGCTGCCCCTCGTGGTGTTCCTCGTGTTCGGCGTGACCGAGCTGCTGGTCACGCTGAACTGGAGCCTGTACATCCTGCTCATCCCCGTGCTCGTGGCGCTCTGCGAGCAGACCGGCGCGAACCTGTGGGCAACCGTCGCCGCGCTGCTGGGCGCCGGCACCTGGGGCCTGACGGCGTCGATCTCCTCCGACGTCGGGCTGCTCACCGCCTCGTCCACCGAGGTGGGGCTGTTCCGGCACTGGATCACGAACCTGCCGTACCAGGTCGTCGCGTTCGTCGTGGCGGCCGCGGGGTTCGCCGTGGTCGGGCTGGTGGGGGCGTGA
- a CDS encoding amidohydrolase family protein, giving the protein MRAADLVVRSEAVYDAATGTASPGHVAVAGDRILSAGPGRGDHLVAPGTRVVDAGDGLVVPGLHDNHTFVTALMLEHAGVDASACATAADVVGALRSAPEPPPGGVLLARGAALGEDERAGLADALDAAFPGSPAVVLGEGREWLVAGRAARAGLGEGLDPASNEALAPLYAALARDADVVRRTYTGTARRMAAQGVVSVKEIAFDDYLGMLPVLDDLTRSGDVHLRISFASQPVQAPADLDFGARARAAYATPRLRFHGFKLMTDGSFDEFTGDLAGPADAWTARQHVDVDYAALRREARRIVAAGHTLALNADGDGAVARCLDVIEEMRLDGLALPELLSLSDVSLITDEDARRAGALRVFCEVYTQLLLIEGYTTDLVRDILGPEREQRLGNHARLLAAGARLTSGTDLPLFFPSLGEAMLSAAERRFPGGGPDGGWHPGRGLTRAQVVDSWTGTAAAAMGLGGWTGALRPGLRADVAVFDRDLLRVPADRLAGSAAVLTVAGGTVVHEA; this is encoded by the coding sequence GTGAGGGCCGCGGACCTCGTCGTCCGGTCCGAGGCGGTCTACGACGCGGCGACGGGGACGGCGTCCCCGGGCCACGTGGCCGTCGCCGGCGACCGGATCCTGTCGGCCGGCCCGGGGCGGGGCGACCACCTCGTCGCCCCCGGCACACGTGTCGTGGACGCGGGCGACGGGCTGGTCGTCCCCGGGCTGCACGACAACCACACCTTCGTCACCGCGCTCATGCTCGAGCACGCCGGTGTCGACGCGTCGGCGTGCGCCACGGCGGCCGACGTCGTCGGGGCGCTGCGCTCCGCGCCCGAGCCACCGCCCGGCGGGGTGCTGCTCGCCCGGGGAGCCGCCCTCGGCGAGGACGAGCGGGCCGGGCTGGCCGACGCCCTCGACGCGGCGTTCCCCGGCAGCCCGGCCGTCGTGCTGGGGGAGGGGCGGGAGTGGCTGGTCGCCGGGCGGGCCGCGCGCGCCGGCCTCGGCGAGGGGCTGGACCCGGCGTCGAACGAGGCGCTCGCCCCGCTCTACGCCGCCCTCGCCCGGGACGCCGACGTGGTGCGCCGCACCTACACCGGCACCGCGCGGCGGATGGCGGCGCAGGGGGTGGTGTCCGTCAAGGAGATCGCGTTCGACGACTACCTCGGCATGCTGCCCGTCCTCGACGACCTGACCCGCTCCGGTGACGTCCACCTGCGGATCAGCTTCGCGTCGCAGCCGGTGCAGGCGCCCGCGGACCTCGACTTCGGGGCCCGGGCCCGCGCCGCGTACGCCACCCCGCGGCTGCGGTTCCACGGGTTCAAGCTGATGACGGACGGCTCGTTCGACGAGTTCACCGGCGACCTCGCCGGCCCCGCCGACGCGTGGACCGCCCGGCAGCACGTGGACGTCGACTACGCCGCGCTGCGGCGCGAGGCTCGGCGGATCGTCGCGGCGGGCCACACCCTCGCGCTGAACGCCGACGGGGACGGCGCCGTCGCGCGCTGCCTCGACGTGATCGAGGAGATGCGGCTCGACGGCCTGGCCCTGCCGGAGCTGCTGTCCCTGTCCGACGTCTCGCTCATCACCGACGAGGACGCGCGGCGGGCCGGCGCCCTGCGGGTGTTCTGCGAGGTGTACACGCAGCTGCTGCTCATCGAGGGCTACACCACCGACCTGGTGCGGGACATCCTCGGCCCGGAGCGGGAGCAGCGGCTCGGCAACCACGCCCGGCTGCTCGCGGCCGGCGCGCGGCTCACCTCCGGCACGGACCTGCCGCTGTTCTTCCCGTCCCTCGGGGAGGCCATGCTGTCCGCCGCGGAGCGCCGGTTCCCGGGCGGCGGCCCGGACGGCGGCTGGCACCCCGGGCGCGGGCTGACCCGCGCCCAGGTGGTCGACTCGTGGACCGGGACGGCCGCCGCCGCGATGGGCCTCGGCGGGTGGACGGGCGCGCTCCGGCCCGGGCTCCGCGCGGACGTCGCGGTGTTCGACCGCGACCTCCTGCGGGTGCCCGCCGACCGGCTCGCCGGGTCCGCGGCGGTGCTCACCGTCGCCGGCGGGACCGTGGTGCACGAGGCGTGA
- a CDS encoding substrate-binding domain-containing protein, giving the protein MSGASPTRVTVTDVARAAGVARATAARVLGGYGSVHAGLQERVREAAAALGYQPNTLARSMATGVTHTIGVVVADIGNPFFAGVVRGIADSARAAGYDTIVVNTDESAVREQDAVRVLLGKQIDGLVVASAVGAADDPAHLRAAVERGVPVVAVDRELPALDVDAVVIDNHDIAAAAVRHLTAAGHRRVALAWGPALPHRPRSLRTLLDASGRDLPTSGARLRGWADALTEAGHEPDPALVMTGSQTIEGVRRFVTRQLQADDPATAVFATETDAVLGTLAAARDLGLRIPEDLSVVGFDDSPWATVTVPALTMVEQPVRQLGQTAAARLVQRIEGRGAGAARTRALRGRLVERDSVAAPRA; this is encoded by the coding sequence GTGTCCGGCGCGTCACCCACCCGAGTCACGGTCACCGACGTCGCCAGGGCGGCCGGCGTGGCCCGTGCGACGGCGGCCCGGGTGCTCGGCGGCTACGGCTCCGTCCACGCCGGCCTGCAGGAGCGGGTCCGGGAGGCGGCCGCCGCCCTCGGCTACCAGCCGAACACCCTGGCCCGGTCCATGGCGACCGGCGTCACGCACACCATCGGCGTCGTCGTCGCCGACATCGGCAACCCGTTCTTCGCGGGCGTCGTCCGGGGGATCGCCGACAGCGCCCGCGCGGCCGGCTACGACACGATCGTCGTCAACACCGACGAGAGCGCCGTCCGCGAGCAGGACGCCGTCCGCGTCCTGCTCGGCAAGCAGATCGACGGCCTGGTCGTCGCGTCCGCGGTCGGCGCGGCCGACGACCCCGCGCACCTGCGCGCCGCCGTCGAGCGCGGGGTCCCCGTCGTCGCCGTCGACCGCGAGCTCCCGGCCCTCGACGTGGACGCCGTCGTCATCGACAACCACGACATCGCCGCCGCGGCCGTCCGGCACCTCACCGCCGCCGGCCACCGGCGCGTCGCGCTCGCCTGGGGCCCGGCGCTCCCGCACCGGCCGCGCTCCCTGCGGACCCTGCTCGACGCGAGCGGCCGCGACCTGCCCACCAGCGGCGCGCGCCTGCGGGGCTGGGCCGACGCCCTGACCGAGGCCGGCCACGAGCCCGACCCGGCGCTGGTCATGACGGGCAGCCAGACGATCGAGGGCGTCCGCCGGTTCGTCACCCGCCAGCTCCAGGCCGACGACCCGGCCACCGCCGTGTTCGCCACCGAGACCGACGCCGTGCTCGGCACCCTCGCCGCCGCGCGCGACCTCGGGCTGCGGATCCCGGAGGACCTGTCGGTCGTCGGGTTCGACGACAGCCCGTGGGCCACGGTGACCGTGCCGGCGCTGACCATGGTCGAGCAGCCGGTGCGGCAGCTCGGGCAGACCGCCGCCGCGCGGCTCGTGCAGCGGATCGAGGGCCGCGGCGCGGGCGCGGCGCGGACGCGGGCGCTGCGCGGGCGGCTCGTGGAGCGGGACTCCGTGGCGGCGCCGCGGGCGTGA